A window of Pristis pectinata isolate sPriPec2 chromosome 33, sPriPec2.1.pri, whole genome shotgun sequence contains these coding sequences:
- the LOC127585669 gene encoding GRB2-related adaptor protein 2-like codes for MEAVAKYEFTGAGEDELSFRKDDILKVLSTEEDWYKAELHGREGFVPKNYIEINFPSWFYGGIGRSEAENILLEQDVGFFLIRASQSSKNEFSISVRHQEDVQHFKVLRDGKGHYFLWSEKFESLNKLVEYYKVSSISKATQIYLRDGKKEAKGGFGNPDARMMGARMPEPRMPEPRMPEPRMPEPRMPEPRIPDSRMSGSRMLGSRMMDSGMPDSRMLESRMMAPRLPDPRSDCRLPNTRVPDSRMSNSRMLESRIPDSRMPEPRLAPSLGPGAHFNEPSIRRGCHPQPSFNEGPPRFRQSCSPQPPFQEGPPVARKASDCPPMQKIRRVRAMFDFTAEADDELEFKCGDIIEVLDSADPSWWKGSLWGRVGLFPSNYVSSINR; via the exons GTTCTGAGCACCGAGGAAGACTGGTACAAGGCTGAACTTCATGGACGTGAGGGATTTGTGCCGAAGAACTACATAGAAATTAACTTTCCCAG CTGGTTCTACGGTGGGATTGGCCGGAGTGAAGCAGAGAACATTCTTTTGGAGCAAGATGTGGGATTCTTCCTTATCAGAGCCAGCCAGAGCTCCAAGAATGAGTTCTCTATCTCGGTCAG GCACCAGGAAGACGTCCAGCATTTTAAGGTCCTGCGCGATGGCAAAGGTCACTATTTCCTGTGGTCAGAGAAATTTGAGTCCCTGAACAAGCTGGTGGAATATTATAAAGTCAGCTCAATCTCCAAAGCAACACAAATCTACCTGAGGGACGGCAAGAAGGAAGCAAAG GGAGGTTTCGGCAATCCCGATGCACGGATGATGGGAGCACGAATGCCCGAACCCCGAATGCCCGAACCCCGAATGCCCGAACCCCGAATGCCTGAACCCCGAATGCCTGAACCCCGAATCCCAGACTCCCGAATGTCAGGTTCCCGAATGCTAGGTTCCCGAATGATGGATTCCGGAATGCCGGATTCCCGAATGCTGGAATCACGAATGATGGCCCCCCGACTGCCGGATCCTCGGTCAGATTGCCGATTACCAAATACCCGGGTGCCAGATTCCCGGATGTCAAATTCTCGAATGCTGGAATCCCGGATCCCGGATTCCCGAATGCCAGAGCCCCGGCTGGCACCCTCACTGGGCCCCGGCGCACATTTCAACGAGCCTTCAATTCGAAGAGGCTGCCACCCTCAGCCATCGTTCAACGAAGGACCACCACGGTTCAGGCAATCCTGTAGCCCACAGCCTCCCTTCCAAGAGGGCCCACCAGTAGCCAGGAAGGCCAGTGATTGCCCACCCATGCAG AAAATCAGGCGTGTTCGGGCCATGTTTGATTTCACAGCCGAGGCCGATGATGAGCTGGAGTTCAAATGCGGTGACATCATCGAGGTCCTGGACTCTGCAGACCCCTCGTGGTGGAAGGGGAGTTTATGGGGACGGGTCGGCTTGTTCCCAAGTAACTATGTGTCGTCAATCAACCGGTGA